The genomic region TTAGAAATTCTAGAAAACGTAAATGGCTATCCTGTCGTAATACTTGTACATAAAGATAATGAAACGATAAATTTTTATAGCCGAATTGGTCTTACTGAAAATTTAACAATGGATGAAAAAAAGGTTTTGGAAAAACATTTTCAAGAACAAATGGATATAGAAAAGAAGAAAATAAATAAGGGGATTTAAAATTGCCCTTTAGCAGTACAAATAAATAAACCTATTCTTTTAAAATAAAAAAGCCATCTGAATCAGATGGCTTTGTATTGTTATTTTGACTTAAAATCAAGCTTCACAGCTTGAACAATTTACAATGTTAGATACAAATTCTTTCGAAACGCTCTGGCTTCTTTGATAATATAAAGTTTTCACCCCTAATTTCCAGGCTTCGATCATTAGCTGGTTTACATCTCTTACCGGAACTCCTGCTGGAATATTAAGATTTAAACTTTGCGCCTGATCGATAAATTTTTGCCTAACCGATGCCTGTTGAATAATCTCTAACTGGCTAATTTCTTTAAAGGTTTTAAAAATATCTTTTTCTTCCTGTGTTAAGGTTTCTAAGTGCTGAACACTACCATGATGTAGCATGATACTTCTCCAGGTATCTTCGTTATCCAGTCCTTTTTCTTCCAATAATTGCTTCAGGTATTTATTCTTACGCATAAAGTTTCCTTTAGCAAGACCGGCCTTATAATAATTACTACTAAAAGGCTCTATCCCTGGTGAAGTTTGTCCTAAAATTGCCGAAGACGAAGTGGTAGGTGCAATCGCCATTAAAGTGGTATTTCTTAGACCATAACCTTTAAGCATTTCTGGTTCTCCATAAATAGTTGCCAGTTCTTTACTCGCTTTGGTTGCCTTAGCACTAATATCTTCAAATATTTGATGTGTTAAACCTTTAGCGCGCATTCCTTCAAACGGAATTCTGTTTTTCTGCAAATAAGAGTGCCATCCCATAGCTCCTAAACCAAGTGCTCTGTGATTTTTGGCAAACCTATTGGCTGAAGCTAAGTAATGATTTCCTTCGGTTTTAGCGATAAATTCCTGAAGAACTCCGTCTAAGAAATAGATTGCTAATTTCACCGCTTCAGTATCTTTCCATTCATCGTAAAGCTCCAGGTTCATGGAAGACAAACAACAGATAAAAGATTCATCTTCAGTAGAAGGTAATGCAATTTCAGAACATAGATTACTGGAGTGAATAGTTCTGTTTTTATCTTTATAAACCTGAGGTTTAAAGCGGTTGATATTGTCTTTAAATAAAATATAGGGTAACCCTTTTTGCTGGCGACTTTCTAAAACCTTAGCCCAGATTTCACGTTTTTCCATATCACCTTCAATCATCTCCTGCATCCAGTAATCTGGTACACAAACCCCATAAAATAAATTCTGAATGGGGTTACCGATATTTTTAATTTCCAGAAATTCTTTAATATCCGGATGATCGATATCTAAATAAGCAGCAAAAGCTCCACGACGTACACCACCTTGAGAGATTGTATCCATTGCCGTATCGAAAAGCTTCATAAAACTGGTTGCTCCACTACTCTTTCCATTATCGGTAACGGCACTACCACGACCACGTAATTCTCCAAAATATCCAGACGTTCCTCCACCAATTTTTGTTTGCATAATAACCTCACCAAGCTTGTGGGTAATTCCTTCAATATTATCTGGTACATAGACATTGAAACATGAGATGGGTAAACCACGCTCGGTCCCCATATTTGCCCAAATTGGTGAACTTAAACTCATCCAACCACGCTCGATCATTTCGATAAAAGCTTCTGCTAATTCAGGCTTATACAATCTTTTAGCCGAGGCATTTGCTATACGTTCGATAGCCGATTTCACGGTTTCTCCTTTTAGTAAATATCCACGGTTAAGGATTTGCTGACTTTCATCATTAAGCCACCAAAGTCTTTTATTTTTTGGTTCGTCTGCGATTAAAGGCTGAGTTTCTACGTTCGTTGTCATGAGAGTTTCGGGTATTTAGTGTTTGGCGATTATTTTAAAAAAGGTCTGATGCAGTAATACTTTTATCGTGTTTGGTGTAATCTACAGGACGTCTGGCAAAGAAATCATCTAAACTATTGGCAAAAACTTCTTCTTCAAACCAAAGCATTGGCTGATATTCAGCTGCAGTAATATTGTATTGCTTCGGGAGTCCTATGCTTTTTAAACTATCATCTAATCTAAATTTCATAAAATCCATTAGATTCTTTTTATTGATATTTTCTAACTGACCGTTTTCAAAGATCCAGTCCAGAATTTCTTCTTCTACTTCAATAGATCTGGTTACCACATCTGTTAATTTACGGGTCATTTCTTCATTAAAATAATCCGGATATTCCTCGCGAATCTGATTAATAATATAAATTCCGGCATTAGCATGAATCTGCTCGTCTACTGAAGTCCAAGCGATAATATTGCTCACATTCTTCATTACTCCCTTAAAACGGTTAAAGGATAACACAATGGCAAACTGACTAAACAGGGATACATTTTCAATCAAAATTGAAAATAAAATCAAAGAAGACACATAATCCTTGGGATCCTCAGCTTTGGTATGCTCCAAAGCTTCGGTTAAATAAGCAATACGTTTTTTAATAGCAGGAACTTCTACCACTTTGGCAAATTCATTATTATACCCCAACACTTCTAAAAGTCTTGAATAGGCTTGTGAATGTCTAAATTCACATTCGGCAAAAGTACTTCCTAATCCATTAAATTCCGGTTTTGGTAAATGTTTATATAAATCACCCCAAAACGATTTTACAGCAACTTCAATTTGTGCAATTGCCAGTAAACTTTTCTTTACCACATCTTTCTCTCCTGTGGTTAAATGCGAATGAAAATCCTGTACATCTGCGGTAAAATCCACCTCAGAATGTACCCAAAACGATTGATTAATAGCATCTGTAAAATCTAAAACTCCCGGATACTCAAAAGGCTTATAATTTAGCCGCTTGTCAAAAATACTCATACTGCTGTTGTGTTGTTAATGAAACAAAAAACCAAGGGCATAAAATAAAATGGAAGGATGCTATTCGATAAAATTTTGTTCTAAAAAACTCGAATCTTAATATCCACGACCATCACTTTTTATGCGAAAGCAAAAGTCATTGAAACGAAAAACAAGGTATTCTGGCTTATCAGCAACGCTAATTTACAGTTGCGCAACAGCTCATGATTTGCACATGATTCCCCTAAATTTTCAATGAAATTTCGTTCAATAATTTCAAATCAAAATTACAATCTAAGAGCACACTTTTTTCAAAAATCTTATCATACTTATTCACAATTTTGTAAACAATTTAGAACCTTCTGATTTTTAAAGTTTTACGTTTTATTTTATAAAAAACTAGAAATAAGCATTTTACAAACGAAGCAATAACAAATTGTTTACAAAAAATGTAAACTTTTTGTAATGTAAATATTTTATAACTTAAAATAATGGATATTTAATTATCTGGAAAGAAATACGCAAGCGCAGTACAAATATAGAAAATCCTATACTTGAAATTCGTTATTATAAAGCTAAAATTTTATAAAAAATAGAGCGCAAAATACACTTGTCTAATTCTAAACATTTTATAGCACTTACAAATTAAAAATTAGTTTAAAATGAAGAGCGTCTTTTTTGTAAACCATGCAGCCGAATACAAAAATATGGCCAATGCCAATGCGGTTAAAAAGTTTAGAATTTTTTTAGACACCTTTCAACCAGAAATGTTTTTTTCAACGGCATCATTTATAATAATCAAAAACCTATTTTACCATTTAAGAGCACAGGGATAATTTCGGTACTAAGGCATCATCTAACTTTTAGGATGCCAATAAAAGAAATAGTATACGCTCGCTACTATGTTAATAAATCGTAAGTTTACCTTATTTAGATGTTATACCAAAAAACCCAGATAAAAACAGGGAGTAAACAAAAAATTTAATGCTTATTAAGAAATTCTAATGGTATTTTAATCTCGATATAAAGAATTTTTAATAATCCCATTCTATTTTCGCACACGGCTAAGGAATGTTATAAAATTCTGAAGCTTTAGACAAGGACGCAACTTTTAATTACATTTACAGATTCGAAATCTATATCGATCATTTTTAAATAGTTACAAATCACTTAATAATATATGGCCAAAAGTTCAATTTCACCCTGGACTAAACTATGGAATCTGCTAAAACTCGAAAAACGGGATATTTTACACGTTTTATACTATGCGATTTTTGCAGGTCTTATTAGCTTAACCCTTCCCTTAGGAATACAGGCAATTATTAATCTTATTCAGGGTGCTGAAGTTTCTACTTCCTGGATTTTATTAACCTGTCTGGTAACTCTTGGAGTTGGATTTAACGGCGCTTTACAGGTGCTACAGCTCGATCTTGTAGAGAATATTCAGGAAAAAGTATTTACCCGTGCTTCTTTCGAATTTATCTACCGGTTCCCAAAAATGCGAGTGAGGGAATTAGAAAATTACTATCCTCCTGAATTATCCAATCGGTTTTTTGATGTGCTCACGCTTCAAAAAGGATTGCAGAAATTACTATTGGATTTTCCGGCAGCGGTAATCCAAATTATTTTTGGCCTTCTATTACTGTCGTTTTATCACCCGTTTTTTATTGCTTTTGCTATCCTATTGATAGTGCTTATTTATATTATCTTTAAATTCAGTCTTTCAAAAGCTTTAGAAACAAGCATTCTGGAATCCAAAAAGAAATACCATATCGCTTTTTGGATTCAGCAGGTCGCTGCAAATTTTAGAACTTTTAAAATTTTTCCAGACGAATACGAACAAAATAAAAATAACCATCTTGTACAGAAATACTTAGAGAACAGACAATCGCATTTTGGCACGGTTAAAAATCAGTACAAACAAATGGTCGTTTTTAAAGTTATCGTGACTTTAGGATTACTTTTAATAGGTGGTTTGCTGGTGATTAATCAACAAATGAATATTGGCCAATTTGTCGCCGCTGAAATTATTATCGTCCTCGTCATAAATTCTGTAGAAAAAATAGGGCTTAGTCTTGAAACTATTTACGACGTTGTAACCGCTGTTGAAAAAATTAGCGAAGTAACTTCAAAAAAATTAGATCGTAAAACAGGTGTTCATGAAAACGATGTGCATCTTTTCCCTATTAAGATAGAAAATCTTCATATTGAAGAAAGCGTGGTACCAGATATTGTGGTCAACAAAGGTGATCTTATCAATATCGTGGGCGCAGAAGTTGTTATAAATGACTTTTTCCATTACCTCTCTGGAATGAAGAAAACCAAGAATGGAAGAATTTATTTTAACCGTGAAGAGATTGCAAATGTTAACCTGGACAGCTATCGCAATAAAATCGCGTTACTTTTAAATACCGATAGTATTTTTGAAGGCACCATCTGGGAGAACTTAACCCTTAGTAATCCTAATATGAGCTCAGACCGGGTATACCAAATGCTGGAAGATTTTAATGTCTTAGACCATATTAATAAACTCCCAGAATCTTTAAACACTTATATCTTTTCTGGGAATAAAAAAATAGGCGCTAAAACAGCTAAAAAGATTTGTTTGATAAGAGCTTTACTTAAGGACCCTAAACTTCTGATGATAGAGAAAGGCTATATTATTTCAGAAAATGATAAGAAAGCACTAATGAAACATGTAAACAGGGAAGACACCTGTATTTTCCTTGCAGATGATGCGCATCGATTAGACGAATTTGAACCGCTTTACCTAGAACACAAATAAAAAATTAAACAATAAATGCTTAATCTTTCTAATACAAAATTGGGCGAAAAGATAAAACTCGAAGAGTTTAGTGCTTTTTCGCTGATCGTGAAGAGAAGTCATCACAAGCTTCTTTCCAGGATTTTATTAGGAACTTTTGTGTTTTTACTAATTCTACTGTTTTTCCCATGGACGCAAACCATAAGCGGTAGAGGTTACGTAACTACCCTAAAACCTGATCAAAGACCCCAAACACTGCAATCACCCATCCCGGGACAAATCCAAAAATGGTATGTTCAGGAAGGTGATTATGTAGAAAAAGGGGATACTATCTTACATATTGCTGAAGTAAAAAACGAATATTTTGACCCCCTTTTGGTGGAAAGGACAGGAGATCAATTAGCTTCAAAAAGTAATTCCTTCGCATCTTATGGACAAAAGATTGATGCCTTACAACGACAGTTGGCGGCTATACAACGTGAAAGAGAATTAAAATTAGAACAAACCAGGAATAAAAGAAAACAGGCCGAACTTAAAATTAATAGTGACAGTATTTCTTTAGAAGCTGCCAGGGTAAACTTAAGTATTGCCGATAGGCAATATACCCGTACTACCGAATTATACGAAGAGGGCTTAAAATCAAGACTGGATTTAGAAACCAAACAATCAAAATTTCAGGAATCCCAGGCCAAAGTTATCGACCTGGAAAATAAATTATTAAGCAGTAGAAACGAGTTGCTTAATGCGATTATGGAGGTTAATCGTATAGAAGCCAATTATATCGATAAAATCAATAAGATCGAGGGAGAGATCTCTACGGCTAATTCATCGAGGTTTGATGCCCAGGCACAGGTCTCTAAATTAGAAAATTCGCTATCCAATTATCAAATCCGAAAAAATCTGCTTTATATCCGTGCGCCGCAAAATGGATACATTAACCGCGCCTTAATTAAAGGTTTGGGAGAAACCTTTAAAGAAGGTGAA from Zunongwangia profunda SM-A87 harbors:
- a CDS encoding ribonucleotide-diphosphate reductase subunit beta, translated to MSIFDKRLNYKPFEYPGVLDFTDAINQSFWVHSEVDFTADVQDFHSHLTTGEKDVVKKSLLAIAQIEVAVKSFWGDLYKHLPKPEFNGLGSTFAECEFRHSQAYSRLLEVLGYNNEFAKVVEVPAIKKRIAYLTEALEHTKAEDPKDYVSSLILFSILIENVSLFSQFAIVLSFNRFKGVMKNVSNIIAWTSVDEQIHANAGIYIINQIREEYPDYFNEEMTRKLTDVVTRSIEVEEEILDWIFENGQLENINKKNLMDFMKFRLDDSLKSIGLPKQYNITAAEYQPMLWFEEEVFANSLDDFFARRPVDYTKHDKSITASDLF
- a CDS encoding ABC transporter transmembrane domain-containing protein: MAKSSISPWTKLWNLLKLEKRDILHVLYYAIFAGLISLTLPLGIQAIINLIQGAEVSTSWILLTCLVTLGVGFNGALQVLQLDLVENIQEKVFTRASFEFIYRFPKMRVRELENYYPPELSNRFFDVLTLQKGLQKLLLDFPAAVIQIIFGLLLLSFYHPFFIAFAILLIVLIYIIFKFSLSKALETSILESKKKYHIAFWIQQVAANFRTFKIFPDEYEQNKNNHLVQKYLENRQSHFGTVKNQYKQMVVFKVIVTLGLLLIGGLLVINQQMNIGQFVAAEIIIVLVINSVEKIGLSLETIYDVVTAVEKISEVTSKKLDRKTGVHENDVHLFPIKIENLHIEESVVPDIVVNKGDLINIVGAEVVINDFFHYLSGMKKTKNGRIYFNREEIANVNLDSYRNKIALLLNTDSIFEGTIWENLTLSNPNMSSDRVYQMLEDFNVLDHINKLPESLNTYIFSGNKKIGAKTAKKICLIRALLKDPKLLMIEKGYIISENDKKALMKHVNREDTCIFLADDAHRLDEFEPLYLEHK
- a CDS encoding HlyD family secretion protein, encoding MLNLSNTKLGEKIKLEEFSAFSLIVKRSHHKLLSRILLGTFVFLLILLFFPWTQTISGRGYVTTLKPDQRPQTLQSPIPGQIQKWYVQEGDYVEKGDTILHIAEVKNEYFDPLLVERTGDQLASKSNSFASYGQKIDALQRQLAAIQRERELKLEQTRNKRKQAELKINSDSISLEAARVNLSIADRQYTRTTELYEEGLKSRLDLETKQSKFQESQAKVIDLENKLLSSRNELLNAIMEVNRIEANYIDKINKIEGEISTANSSRFDAQAQVSKLENSLSNYQIRKNLLYIRAPQNGYINRALIKGLGETFKEGEKLVTIMPSDIDIAVETYVKPIDLPLISIGDHVRVQFDGWPAIVFSGWPNASYGTYGAKVVAIENFISDNGKYRILLAPDLKEREKHAWPEALRVGSGARTLALLEDVPIWYELWRNLNGFPPNYYTSAEKEKDGKKSDSKDAKK
- a CDS encoding ribonucleoside-diphosphate reductase subunit alpha; amino-acid sequence: MTTNVETQPLIADEPKNKRLWWLNDESQQILNRGYLLKGETVKSAIERIANASAKRLYKPELAEAFIEMIERGWMSLSSPIWANMGTERGLPISCFNVYVPDNIEGITHKLGEVIMQTKIGGGTSGYFGELRGRGSAVTDNGKSSGATSFMKLFDTAMDTISQGGVRRGAFAAYLDIDHPDIKEFLEIKNIGNPIQNLFYGVCVPDYWMQEMIEGDMEKREIWAKVLESRQQKGLPYILFKDNINRFKPQVYKDKNRTIHSSNLCSEIALPSTEDESFICCLSSMNLELYDEWKDTEAVKLAIYFLDGVLQEFIAKTEGNHYLASANRFAKNHRALGLGAMGWHSYLQKNRIPFEGMRAKGLTHQIFEDISAKATKASKELATIYGEPEMLKGYGLRNTTLMAIAPTTSSSAILGQTSPGIEPFSSNYYKAGLAKGNFMRKNKYLKQLLEEKGLDNEDTWRSIMLHHGSVQHLETLTQEEKDIFKTFKEISQLEIIQQASVRQKFIDQAQSLNLNIPAGVPVRDVNQLMIEAWKLGVKTLYYQRSQSVSKEFVSNIVNCSSCEA